The Photobacterium sanguinicancri genome includes the window CGGTACGCATCAAGATGTAAGCGGCAGCGCTCAACCATCGCAGAAGAATTATCTACGGCGATAATGGCACAACCTTCTTGTTGAATATGACGACGCATTGATAGGGTTGCAGCCCCTAGCGAACAACCAAGGTCGTAAATATTGGAATGTGGCTTTGCAAAACGTTCAGCGAGCATGCCAATCGCAGATATGATGTTGCTGTAACCTGGTACAGATCGTTGAATCATATCAGGAAAAACTTCAGCTACGCGTGCGTCAAACGTGAAGTCACCCATTTTTTCAATCGGTGCTGCGAATATATTGTCGTGGCCAGCCATTCTCACGAACCTCTTAACTTTAGGAAATGGTATGCATAATGCAGTTTGCCTGTGTAAAAACAGGCACGAGGCATGATCCATCATCCTCTAAAAAGGCGCGTATTGTAGAAAAAATGTGGCCGTTTGTCTTTAATGAAATGTATTTTGGTTATAAGGGCATTTAGGTGCGGTTAGGCCTTGTATAATTGCTGTTAATGAATGTTTGCACGACTAGGCATTTTTTCTACGCTAAGCCTTTATGGCATCGATGAAACTACAATAAATCAATTTGTGGGTTTGTTTCGGCTGCAGGCAATTGAACATCGGGTAAATTGGTTTGTTGTTGCGAACATTTTTGTTGAAGCAATGCGTAGAGGCGAGTCGCAAGCTCGGGGGCATGATTATTATCTGGCGTATGAATAAAGAGGTAAGGGGTTTTACCGTCTTTGATCCACTTGGGTAATCGACATAACCAATTAGCAAAGAAAGGGTCGTTGCTTAAATCTTCAGGGTGGCCAATAAAGCGCACCATAGGTGAGTCACTGGTGGCAATGGCATGCACGGGGACTTTGGGTTTTTTCTGGTGTGCATCAATCACAGCTTCTGTGATAGGTGGTGCAGAAAACACCGGGCGGCTGTCCATAATAATACGGTTCGCATTGTGCGTGATGAGCAATTGGTTGAGTGCTTTCTCTTCTTCGCCTTTAGCAAAAAAGGCCGCATGACGAACTTCGACACCAATAGGAAAATGCTTCGGTAGTCGCCTTAAGAAAGCATCTAAAGCGGGTAGCGAGTGTGGTCCAAATTGTGCGGGCAATTGAATTTTCCACAAACCTACTTTGTGTTCGAGCGGTGCCATGACGTTAAAAAAGTCAGCGATCAGTTGATCGCAGTGCTGCAGTTGTTGCTGATGAGTAATCGTGGACGGTAATTTAAAGGTAAAGCGAAAATCATCGGGTGTAGCATCGTGCCATTTTTTTGCTGTTGTGCTTGCGGGCGTTGCATAAAAGGTGGTGTTGCCTTCAACCGTAGAGAACACTTGCGCATAACGCGCTAACC containing:
- a CDS encoding DUF72 domain-containing protein, with protein sequence MWSHNQWQSSLYGSGCKNSERLARYAQVFSTVEGNTTFYATPASTTAKKWHDATPDDFRFTFKLPSTITHQQQLQHCDQLIADFFNVMAPLEHKVGLWKIQLPAQFGPHSLPALDAFLRRLPKHFPIGVEVRHAAFFAKGEEEKALNQLLITHNANRIIMDSRPVFSAPPITEAVIDAHQKKPKVPVHAIATSDSPMVRFIGHPEDLSNDPFFANWLCRLPKWIKDGKTPYLFIHTPDNNHAPELATRLYALLQQKCSQQQTNLPDVQLPAAETNPQIDLL